One Brassica napus cultivar Da-Ae chromosome A5, Da-Ae, whole genome shotgun sequence DNA window includes the following coding sequences:
- the LOC106395220 gene encoding putative F-box only protein 15, giving the protein MAASRRSWSLPLMPPVILQQIFYKTPADALVRAKPTCKEWYALLTDETFINQHFNRSKEHFLRIFDTVQIMDPVTTTSSVSPVPDELRQHPNKITSVHPLLVHCDGLMLVGSYMWKCRDDGSRHANLALWNPVLRNIRWIEPSRSITTSDYHGIGYDKNNRSDGYKILRFASRPWEIEIYECKTSSWRTLDVELDMDVHILPFCVAAMGNMYWIAFRDVEEEDDDEEEIICGFDFSDETFKDICLCPTSYVNSHLSCFNGDCLSLLQQDQVSRNIEVWVSSKLGGGDGDVSFSKYFSLSGPGLPALRVHANAARPVYCFVKPKSVIVWCVEVEGQGTDKAFTCCTLYEIDEGGVKSKRETERNYMRDYSRAFLCGHVYVPSMILPP; this is encoded by the coding sequence ATGGCTGCCTCAAGGCGTTCGTGGTCGTTGCCCCTGATGCCACCGGTGATATTACAACAAATCTTTTACAAGACTCCGGCGGATGCTCTCGTCCGAGCAAAACCGACGTGCAAGGAATGGTACGCTCTCCTCACCGACGAAACTTTCATCAACCAACACTTCAACCGCTCCAAAGAACACTTCCTAAGAATCTTCGATACGGTCCAAATCATGGATCCGGTGACCACAACAAGCTCAGTTTCACCAGTCCCAGACGAGCTACGACAGCATCCGAATAAGATCACTTCGGTGCACCCACTCTTGGTTCACTGCGATGGACTCATGCTGGTTGGTAGTTATATGTGGAAGTGCAGAGACGACGGATCAAGACACGCCAACCTCGCGCTTTGGAATCCTGTTTTGAGAAACATCCGATGGATCGAGCCCTCACGAAGTATCACGACCTCTGATTACCACGGGATTGGATACGACAAGAACAATCGTAGCGACGGTTACAAGATCTTGAGGTTTGCTAGTCGACCTTGGGAGATTGAGATTTATGAGTGCAAGACGAGTTCTTGGAGGACTCTCGATGTCGAGCTTGATATGGATGTACATATCTTGCCTTTCTGTGTGGCTGCGATGGGTAACATGTATTGGATTGCTTTTAGAGAtgttgaggaagaagatgatgatgaagaagagatcaTTTGTGGTTTCGATTTCTCTGATGAAACATTCAAGGACATATGTTTGTGTCCGACCTCTTATGTTAATAGTCATTTATCTTGTTTCAATGGAGATTGCTTGTCTTTGCTACAACAAGACCAAGTGTCAAGAAACATTGAGGTGTGGGTTTCAAGCAAGTTGGGTGGCGGTGATGGTGATGTCTCGTTTAGCAAATATTTCAGTTTGTCCGGTCCTGGTCTTCCGGCGTTACGGGTCCATGCAAATGCGGCTCGTCCTGTATACTGCTTTGTGAAGCCTAAGAGTGTCATCGTCTGGTGCGTGGAAGTTGAAGGACAAGGTACCGATAAGGCTTTTACTTGCTGTACTCTGTACGAGATTGATGAGGGTGGGGTGAAGAGTAAAAGAGAGACAGAACGAAACTACATGCGTGACTATTCTCGCGCCTTCCTTTGTGGGCATGTGTATGTTCCAAGTATGATCCTTCCTCCATGA
- the LOC106454408 gene encoding uncharacterized protein LOC106454408, with protein sequence MKIRYWQKSRGYERLDGSAKKAKSGGRNVKRVKFDPTRKRRFWRIKIVPKLGVLKKASPKKLLTWLRDAYVNMMLSFANSRVIESSYGFGEYGYGSGLASREYDEKKLVEIYKSMLMAQGSLVHRDVPKLSADSIKLSPLM encoded by the coding sequence ATGAAGATAAGGTATTGGCAGAAGTCTAGAGGATACGAAAGGCTTGATGGATCGGCGAAGAAGGCCAAATCTGGTGGGAGAAACGTAAAGCGAGTCAAGTTTGATCCCACCCGGAAGAGACGGTTTTGGAGGATCAAGATAGTGCCGAAGCTGGGGGTCTTGAAAAAGGCGTCGCCTAAGAAGCTTTTAACGTGGCTTCGAGATGCTTACGTCAATATGATGCTGAGCTTCGCCAATTCTCGGGTCATTGAGTCGTCTTACGGGTTCGGTGAATATGGGTACGGGTCGGGGTTAGCGTCGAGGGAGTATGATGAGAAGAAGCTGGTGGAGATTTACAAATCCATGTTGATGGCGCAGGGGTCTCTCGTACACCGCGACGTACCTAAGCTTTCGGCTGATTCTATAAAACTCTCACCTCTTATGTAA